The Pirellulales bacterium genomic interval CACCGGGCTGGGACTGTTCATCGTGCGCACGTTGGTGAAGCGAATGCGAGGAAAGGTCAACGTGCGCGGTCGCGGCACACTGCGTGGCAGCGTGTTCGAGGTCGAACTGCCCGGCCACGAGGCGGTGCCGCAACAATCGGCGGCGTAGCGTACGAATTACAGCGGGGATGGCTTTTACGATGGCTGCCATGGCCGATGCCAAGCACATTCTGATCGTCGAGGACGAACAGCATCTGGCGATCGGTATCAAGTACAACCTCGAGGCCGAGGGGTATCGCGTTTCGCTGGCCGGCGATGGGCCGGTGGCGCTACGGCTGCTCGAAGAAGAGTCCGCCGGGATTGATCTGGTGATCCTGGACCTGATGCTGCCTGGCATGAGCGGTTACGCCGTCTGCGAGGGATTACGCGAGAAGGGAAATGACGTGCCGGTGCTGATGCTCAGCGCTCGCACGCTGACCGAAGATCGCATTCGCGGCATGGACGTCGGCGCCGATCAGTACCTGGAAAAGCCGTTCGATCTGGACGAGCTACTGGCGATGGTCCGCAATCTGTTGGCCCGGCGTGGGCGGGCGCCCTCGCGACCGGCGCCGCGTA includes:
- a CDS encoding response regulator transcription factor, whose protein sequence is MAFTMAAMADAKHILIVEDEQHLAIGIKYNLEAEGYRVSLAGDGPVALRLLEEESAGIDLVILDLMLPGMSGYAVCEGLREKGNDVPVLMLSARTLTEDRIRGMDVGADQYLEKPFDLDELLAMVRNLLARRGRAPSRPAPRKIGDEYEFGRARVNFDTFKVTVDGKNLRLTTLEMKVLRYFIENEGSVITRSQLLDDVWGLSGNPTTRTVDNFISRLRGYFEVDRDHPRHFLSVRGSGYRFVSKEEEAEEPAS